A genomic stretch from Campylobacter lari subsp. concheus includes:
- a CDS encoding FtsW/RodA/SpoVE family cell cycle protein: protein MIKLDRRILTHFDFVQPLLVLPIIAISFLLIYEANTRLAEKQFIYTLVGFAGFAFFFFLPLRKLVWLIPVLYWINIALLLSVDIFGVEKLGARRWLEIPFTHFTIQPSEIFKPSFILMLAYLIYQNPPPHNGYGLKQFLKLSFYILLPFLLIAGEPDLGTALVLLIVGFGTLFIIGVNYKIWLSIFLAIAIASPVIYSDFLKPYQKQRIHDFLAEEPSYHVKQSIIAIGSGGLSGKKADEATQTHFKFLPISTSDFIFAYLSERFGFIGAVVIILLYTLLIFHLLSLNYKLKDDYFTRVVTNCIALFIFIYVAVNISMTIGFAPVVGIPMPFFSHGGSSFATFMIFFGILQNLITFRYLAIEKAVKIKF from the coding sequence TTGATAAAACTTGATAGAAGAATTCTAACGCATTTTGATTTTGTTCAACCTCTTTTAGTATTGCCTATCATAGCTATATCTTTTCTTTTAATTTATGAAGCAAATACACGCTTAGCTGAAAAACAATTTATCTATACTTTAGTAGGTTTTGCAGGATTTGCGTTTTTTTTCTTTTTACCTTTAAGAAAATTAGTGTGGCTTATACCTGTGTTATATTGGATCAATATAGCTTTGCTTTTGAGCGTCGATATTTTTGGTGTTGAAAAACTTGGGGCTAGAAGATGGCTTGAGATACCTTTTACGCATTTCACCATACAACCTTCTGAAATTTTCAAACCCTCTTTTATTTTAATGTTAGCTTATTTGATTTATCAAAACCCACCACCGCATAATGGCTATGGTTTAAAACAATTTTTAAAGCTAAGTTTTTATATTTTACTCCCATTTTTACTTATAGCAGGAGAACCTGATTTAGGAACAGCTTTAGTACTTTTAATAGTGGGCTTTGGAACGCTTTTTATCATAGGAGTAAATTATAAAATTTGGCTTAGCATTTTTTTAGCTATAGCTATAGCTTCGCCTGTTATTTACAGCGACTTTCTAAAACCTTATCAAAAACAAAGAATTCACGATTTCTTAGCTGAAGAGCCAAGTTACCATGTAAAACAATCCATCATCGCTATAGGAAGTGGTGGTTTGAGCGGAAAAAAGGCCGATGAAGCCACACAAACACATTTTAAATTTTTACCTATTTCTACGAGTGATTTTATTTTTGCATATTTGTCTGAAAGATTTGGTTTTATCGGTGCGGTTGTAATCATATTGCTTTATACCCTGCTCATTTTTCATTTATTGAGTTTAAATTATAAGCTCAAAGATGATTATTTTACAAGAGTGGTGACAAATTGCATTGCTTTATTTATTTTCATATATGTAGCAGTAAATATATCAATGACCATAGGTTTTGCTCCTGTTGTTGGTATACCTATGCCATTTTTTAGTCATGGGGGAAGTTCTTTTGCTACCTTTATGATTTTCTTTGGAATTTTACAAAATTTAATAACTTTTAGATATTTAGCAATAGAAAAAGCAGTAAAAATAAAATTCTAA
- a CDS encoding RluA family pseudouridine synthase, producing the protein MLKISSLCEERLDIFLSDTLKQSRSQVAKLIKENCIYINEKIENKSSKKIKKKDEISIFLPLAKEAKESYTPEFDIENLYEDDDVLVLNKAPNVVVHGASSVKEATLVDWLLHKGYTLSNLNGEHRAGLVHRLDKGTSGAIIIAKNNQTHQFLANQLLDKSMGRFYLALSDLPLKNDKMSNEKAIMRCPNNRLKKITTNTKNPLAKNAKTDFINLLSSKNCSLIAAKLYTGRTHQIRVHLADFNRYILGDELYGYKGKIKYNRVMLHAYLIYFIHPRTKELMFIKAPMFDDFYQILKENFTQGEIDEKTSLDYLKFCFGF; encoded by the coding sequence ATGCTAAAAATTTCATCACTTTGTGAAGAAAGATTGGATATTTTTTTATCAGATACACTTAAACAAAGTCGTTCGCAAGTTGCTAAACTAATCAAAGAAAATTGCATATATATTAATGAAAAAATAGAAAATAAAAGTTCTAAAAAAATAAAAAAAAAAGATGAAATAAGTATTTTTTTACCTTTAGCAAAAGAAGCCAAAGAAAGCTACACGCCTGAGTTTGATATAGAAAATTTATATGAAGATGATGATGTTTTAGTTTTAAACAAAGCTCCTAATGTTGTTGTGCATGGTGCAAGTAGCGTTAAAGAAGCGACTTTGGTGGATTGGCTTTTGCATAAAGGCTATACTTTATCAAATTTAAATGGAGAGCATAGAGCAGGGCTTGTGCATAGACTTGATAAAGGCACAAGCGGAGCTATCATCATAGCAAAAAACAATCAAACACATCAATTTTTAGCAAATCAGCTTTTAGATAAAAGTATGGGAAGATTTTATCTTGCTTTGAGTGACTTGCCTTTGAAAAATGATAAAATGAGCAATGAAAAAGCTATCATGCGTTGTCCTAATAATAGGCTTAAAAAAATTACTACAAATACCAAAAATCCTTTAGCAAAAAATGCAAAAACAGATTTTATAAATTTATTAAGTTCTAAAAACTGCTCTTTAATAGCTGCTAAATTATATACAGGAAGAACCCATCAAATCAGAGTGCATTTAGCAGATTTTAATCGCTATATTTTAGGAGATGAATTATACGGATATAAAGGAAAAATAAAGTATAATAGAGTAATGCTTCATGCGTATTTGATTTATTTTATTCATCCTAGGACTAAAGAGTTAATGTTTATAAAAGCTCCTATGTTTGATGATTTTTATCAAATTTTAAAAGAAAATTTTACACAAGGAGAGATAGATGAAAAAACTTCATTGGATTATCTTAAGTTCTGCTTTGGCTTTTAG